A genomic window from Bradyrhizobium lupini includes:
- a CDS encoding ABC transporter permease, translating into MKHVHPLLIKSARTMGATPQQLFRKVIVPAALPTIFVGIRLASASAMLVLVASEMVGAKAGLGYLIINSQYSFLIPQMYFGILSITVIGLAFNAILEALERRSPSTTRS; encoded by the coding sequence GTGAAACACGTCCATCCGTTGCTGATCAAGTCGGCGCGGACCATGGGTGCAACCCCGCAGCAGCTGTTTCGCAAGGTGATCGTTCCGGCGGCGCTTCCCACTATCTTCGTCGGTATTCGTCTCGCCAGCGCATCGGCCATGCTGGTGCTGGTTGCGTCCGAAATGGTCGGCGCCAAGGCCGGCCTCGGCTATCTCATCATCAACAGCCAGTACAGCTTCCTGATTCCGCAGATGTATTTCGGCATTCTCAGCATCACCGTCATCGGGCTGGCGTTCAATGCCATTCTGGAGGCACTGGAGCGGCGCTCGCCGAGCACGACCCGTTCGTAA
- a CDS encoding HipA N-terminal domain-containing protein, whose protein sequence is MTSEVVALLDGQEIGRLRNGARGRLTFVYDKDWRQAEGAYPLSLSMPLAAEEHGPSAVQAFLWGLLPDNERVLERWARRFQVSARNVFALISHVGEDCAGAIQFVTPDRLEALRSGADDKVEWLEETAIANRLQTLREDHAAWRLPRDTGQFSLAGAQPKTALLLQKANGEFPLGAFRRRISSNRRPAISTDTRKKNTSASYLRAISVCPSPTPR, encoded by the coding sequence ATGACCAGCGAAGTTGTTGCTCTGCTGGATGGTCAGGAAATCGGCCGCCTGCGCAATGGCGCCCGCGGCCGGCTCACCTTTGTCTACGACAAGGACTGGCGCCAAGCCGAGGGAGCCTATCCGCTGTCGCTCTCCATGCCTCTCGCGGCCGAAGAGCACGGTCCTTCCGCCGTGCAGGCTTTCCTCTGGGGACTCCTGCCCGACAACGAACGCGTGCTCGAACGGTGGGCCCGAAGATTTCAGGTGTCCGCGCGGAACGTGTTTGCCCTTATTTCCCATGTCGGCGAGGACTGCGCGGGTGCCATTCAGTTCGTCACGCCTGATCGGCTGGAGGCCTTGCGAAGCGGCGCCGACGACAAGGTCGAATGGCTTGAGGAAACGGCGATCGCCAATCGCCTGCAAACTCTACGCGAGGATCACGCCGCATGGCGGTTGCCGCGCGATACCGGACAATTCAGTCTTGCGGGTGCCCAACCCAAAACCGCCTTGCTTCTGCAAAAGGCAAATGGGGAATTCCCTCTGGGCGCATTCCGACGACGCATATCCTCAAACCGCCGACCGGCCATTTCGACGGACACGCGGAAAAAGAACACATCTGCCTCATACTTGCGCGCAATCTCGGTCTGCCCGTCGCCGACACCCAGGTGA
- the istB gene encoding IS21-like element helper ATPase IstB, which produces MSTANTVDTARLNLLLNELRLPAIKVLWPQFAEQSDREGRPAARFLATSAEHEVAERGRRRVERHLLEARLPSGKTFDNFDFEAVPMISKAQVTALAAGDGWIGKGANLLLFGPPGGGKSHLAAAIGLALIENGWRVLFTRTTDLVQKLQVARRELNLEAAINRLDRFDLLICDDLAYVTKDQAETSVLFELISARYERRSILITANQPFGEWNRVFPDPAMTLAAIDRLVHHATIVEMNVESYRRRTALERKRGPGRPPSHATPKTLAD; this is translated from the coding sequence ATGAGCACGGCCAACACAGTCGACACCGCGCGCCTCAATCTGTTGCTCAACGAGTTGCGGCTGCCCGCCATCAAGGTGCTGTGGCCGCAATTTGCCGAGCAGTCCGACAGAGAAGGCCGGCCGGCGGCCCGCTTCCTCGCCACCAGTGCCGAGCACGAGGTCGCCGAACGCGGTCGCCGTCGGGTCGAGCGCCATCTCCTCGAGGCTCGGCTGCCCTCTGGAAAGACCTTCGACAACTTCGACTTCGAGGCTGTGCCGATGATCTCCAAGGCGCAGGTGACCGCGCTCGCCGCCGGCGATGGTTGGATCGGCAAGGGCGCCAATCTGCTGCTGTTCGGGCCGCCCGGCGGTGGCAAGAGTCACTTGGCGGCAGCGATCGGCCTGGCCCTTATCGAGAACGGATGGCGCGTCCTCTTCACCCGCACCACCGATCTCGTGCAGAAGCTCCAGGTGGCGCGCCGCGAGCTCAATCTCGAGGCCGCCATTAACCGCCTCGATCGCTTCGACCTCCTGATCTGCGATGATCTTGCCTACGTCACCAAGGACCAGGCCGAGACCAGCGTGCTGTTCGAGCTCATCAGCGCACGCTACGAGCGGCGTTCCATACTGATCACCGCCAATCAGCCCTTCGGAGAGTGGAACAGGGTCTTCCCGGACCCTGCTATGACGCTCGCCGCCATCGATCGCCTCGTTCACCACGCCACCATCGTCGAGATGAACGTCGAAAGCTATCGCAGGCGTACCGCGCTCGAACGGAAGCGTGGTCCAGGGCGACCACCCTCGCACGCGACACCAAAAACACTCGCTGATTGA
- a CDS encoding DUF1488 family protein, translating into MPLTSDPSGEFDAANNEALFFAMFAGDNRIDCRVDIAALRDRAAEDGSSPNDVIETFKRYRSTIERIASEQYDTGATMPVVRTHQRTPR; encoded by the coding sequence ATGCCCCTTACCTCTGATCCATCTGGCGAGTTCGATGCCGCGAACAATGAAGCGTTGTTCTTTGCGATGTTCGCGGGCGACAACCGCATCGATTGCAGAGTAGATATAGCCGCTCTGCGGGATCGAGCTGCGGAAGACGGATCCAGCCCAAACGACGTTATCGAAACCTTCAAGAGGTATCGCTCGACGATTGAGCGGATCGCAAGTGAACAATACGACACCGGCGCAACGATGCCGGTTGTGCGAACGCATCAGCGTACGCCGCGGTAG
- a CDS encoding helix-turn-helix domain-containing protein, producing MLVRTPAELGAVLRDRRKKLKLDQSTFAKRIGVSRQWVIEVEHGHARAELGLILRALDALDIRLDASTEQTPARGATRPAVDINAIVAKARKKKA from the coding sequence ATGCTCGTACGCACCCCGGCCGAACTCGGCGCCGTCCTTCGCGACCGGCGCAAGAAGCTCAAACTCGATCAATCGACGTTTGCCAAACGCATTGGCGTCAGCCGCCAGTGGGTGATCGAGGTTGAGCACGGTCACGCGCGCGCGGAGCTCGGGCTGATCCTTCGCGCCCTTGACGCCCTGGACATCCGCCTGGATGCGAGCACCGAACAAACGCCCGCCCGCGGGGCCACCAGGCCAGCTGTCGATATCAACGCCATCGTGGCCAAGGCCAGGAAGAAAAAGGCATGA
- a CDS encoding HipA domain-containing protein — MLKPPTGHFDGHAEKEHICLILARNLGLPVADTQVMHFGKEIAIVIERYDRQFSGNEIVRVHQEDICQALGILPTMKYQNDGGPSPADVIELLRTYSTDRVADVDTFVDALGFNWLIAGTDAHAKNYSLLLAGGPHVRLAPLYDIASVLPYDDGDLQKIKLAMKIGGDYKLSQISLRDWQKFARETRLDPDKVIAGLISMAEQLPDIVAAVRKQAQKDGLHNAIIGRLDDHLIARAKQCRRLLGGI, encoded by the coding sequence ATCCTCAAACCGCCGACCGGCCATTTCGACGGACACGCGGAAAAAGAACACATCTGCCTCATACTTGCGCGCAATCTCGGTCTGCCCGTCGCCGACACCCAGGTGATGCATTTCGGAAAGGAAATCGCCATCGTCATCGAGCGCTACGACCGGCAGTTTAGTGGGAACGAGATCGTCCGTGTCCACCAGGAAGATATCTGCCAGGCGCTCGGCATCCTGCCGACCATGAAGTATCAAAACGATGGCGGACCAAGCCCTGCCGATGTGATCGAGCTTTTGCGCACCTACTCCACGGATCGCGTCGCGGACGTTGACACGTTTGTCGACGCGCTCGGCTTCAATTGGCTGATTGCGGGTACGGATGCTCATGCCAAAAATTATTCGCTGCTGCTGGCCGGAGGCCCTCACGTACGGCTCGCGCCGCTCTACGACATTGCGAGCGTTCTTCCCTACGATGACGGCGATCTGCAGAAGATCAAGCTCGCGATGAAAATCGGCGGTGATTACAAGCTCAGCCAGATTAGTTTGCGCGATTGGCAGAAGTTCGCGCGCGAAACGCGCCTCGATCCTGACAAGGTGATCGCCGGACTGATTTCCATGGCCGAGCAGCTTCCGGACATTGTAGCCGCCGTACGGAAGCAAGCGCAGAAGGACGGGCTGCACAACGCCATCATCGGGCGCCTCGACGACCACTTGATTGCCAGAGCCAAGCAATGCCGTCGACTGCTCGGAGGTATATAG